The DNA sequence AAATGCATCGAGTGCATCATCCCATATGGAAGGGTACCAAAGAATTCATCATTTGAAACAAATGCATTTGGAAAAATGCAGAAGTTAAGATTGCTTAACATCAACGAAATGCATCTCAGTGGAAGTTTTCGAGGCATCTTTGAAGAGTTAAGATGGCTTTCTTGGCAAGACTGTCCTCTGGAGTGCTTACCATCTGATTTCTATCCAAGGAAGTTAGTATTCCTTGACTTAAGACGGAGCAATTTTAAAATATTGTGGAACGGTTCAAAGGTAAGCAgctatatatattaatatttccTGAGAAAACAGCGATATGATACTAAAATATTAATTATCTTAACAACATAATGTAGAGTCTGGAACACCTGAAAATCCTAAATCTTAGTGGCTGTATATACTTGACGACAAGCCCAGACTTTAGTGGAGTCCGATGCATTGAAAATCTTAATCTAAGTGATTGCAAAGATCTGGTAGAGGTTGACCCATCTATTGGGCACTTGGTTAGGCTCGTTAATTTGAATCTGAAGGGTTGCATGAAGCTTGAATGTCTGCCAAGCAGTATATGCAACTTGACGGCATTGGAGCAATTAGATCTTGATGGTTGCCTGACTTTACAAGAATTGCCTGGCAGATTGGGGAATATGAAATCCTTGAGCATTCTTCGGGCAGGATGCACTGCAATTACGACCGTGCCAGAATCCATCGAATCTCTCAGTAAACTGGTTATCTTAAAGTTAAACAAATGCAAGTGGCTCTGTTTTATTCCCGACACTCTTTGCAACCTGAGAAGGTTGGAACAACTAATTCTCCGTGGTTATTCAAATGTAGAAGCATTGCCTTATGAGTTGGGGAAAATGGAATCCTTGAGGATACTTTCGGCAGGATATACAACAATTACAAGCCTACCAGAATCCATTGGACATCTGAGTAAACTCAACAAGTTGCTATTACATAGCTGCAAGGAACTCATGTATCTTCCGAGCAGCATATGCAATCTGAAAGCAGTGGAATGTCTAGATCTTAATTATTGCTCAAATTTACAAGAATTGCCTGACAATATAGGGAATATGAAATCCTTAAAAATGCTTCAGGCAGTAGAGACAGCAATCACAACATTACCAGAATCCACAGGGCGTCTAAGTGAACTTGTTGAAATTTTATTATGTAACTGTAAGAGGCTGACATATCTTCCGAGCAGTATCTGTGATATCGAATCACTGGAGTGTCTAGATCTTAGTGGTTGTTCAATTCTAAAAGGATTGCCAGATGATATTGGAAAGATTAAAAACTTGAGAGAACTTCGAGCATGCAACACCATGTTTATGGAAGTTCCTAGGTCCATAGGATGTCTGAAGAACGTTGAAATCCTTGTCTTGTCGTGCCAAGCACAAGGAATTTATCTGGATATATGTTCTGTTTTAAAGAATACTAGATTCATCCCCGCCTCAGTTTGGTGCTTGTTTTCTCTTACGAACTTAAATCTTAGTGATTGCAAACTGGCTGATCTTCCAGATTCTATCCGGGATTTATCATCATTGCACCATCTAAATTTGTCAAGAAACTATTTCTCAATACTAACATCCAGCCTTGGTCAGTTGTCCAATCTAAAAACTCTTACTTTAACAGGTTGCAAAGACCTTTGGGCAATTCAGGAACTTCCACCTAACTTGACTGATCTGTATGCAAGTTATTGTACATCACTTGAAACATTAGTTGTGGCAAAGTTGAGtcacctgaggtgcttgcatctTTCCTATTGCATTAACTTGGTTGAGATTGAAGGCTTGGATGAACTGACATCTATAGCTCGAATTGACATGGCAGGTTGTGAGGCTCTATCAATCACTTTTGAAGAGAGTTTATTTCAGGTTGCCTAGCACTATATTTATCTTTTGTTATATCTATTTATCTCCTGCTCTCTGGTTGACAACAAAGAGAATCTTGATTCTAGTTGTTGCTCAAGTTCTCTAATAATTTACCTCTGCATGTGACAGGTTTTGTTTGACAATGGGGGAATAATTGACATTTATCTTCCATTGAGAGTTATTCCTTTCTGGTTTAGGCATCAGCAAGCATATTCTTCTGAAATTTTTTTACATATGCCGCAATATGTGCCTAACCGTTACTTAGGGATCATACTTTGGTTTAATGTTGATCAAACAACTCAGGTTAAACAGGTTACAGATTTGTCAGATTTTTGGGCTTCCCTTCGTGTTGTTAATCGCATGACTTTTCCTACAAGATGGTTTTATGAGACATCTACATGGAAACCTGCACCGCAGTCATGGATAACCTTGATACCACGGGCACAATTCCCTTTGTTTTCTGAGGAGACAATTCACGTTCGTGTAAAAGATGATACAATGCTGGAGAGCATTGGCGGTCATCTAATGTATGAATAATCCGCACATCATTGTCCCCGCCTCCCTTCGGAAGTAAGTTGATATTGTAGAAACTCACAATTTCTCATACTATTGAGATTCATCTTGTGACTGCTTCTGATATCTGATCTAGATTTGTATTGGTCATTTGGTATTTTTCCGGGGTCTTTAATGTAATAGATTGAGTAAGTAGCTTCGGATTTTAGAAACATGAGCAATacattaatattttgaatatgtaTTTAGACATGTAATCCAGTAAACACAGGAATCTGTTTTTGGTTAGTAGTTTCTTGTATCAACAAAGGTTGGGTGCAGTGATTGAGGTATCGGTTTCTTTTAGTGAGGTTACGGATTCGATTCCTAGCGTGGAAATTATAATCTTAGGAAGAATTTAAACGTTAACAAGGTCATGcataaatttcatatttttagTAACGTTTTTTGAAAATCCAGTGAGGGCTAAAGACCCCACTCGGGGTGGTGGCCCTAAATGTCACTTTAGGGTCAA is a window from the Apium graveolens cultivar Ventura chromosome 1, ASM990537v1, whole genome shotgun sequence genome containing:
- the LOC141676738 gene encoding TMV resistance protein N-like, which gives rise to MAASASNQYRLSSDSSNHRWNVFLSFRGEDTRRTFSSHLYTALKQAGVRTFMDDPELPRGEEIPHQLQNAIRESEISLVIFSANYASSPWCLNELVEILECKKRTGQLVYPVFYDVSPAIVRHKTGSFSDAFESHEKRYLSDLDKVDKWKAALTETANLSGYDLQNDADGYEIRLIQMIVKKVLLEVNLIGLNVAKEPVGVHSRVEEITQLLSIGSNDIRKIGIYGMGGIGKTTIAKALFNKHFWQFEGSCFLAHVREASEGHDGIRQLQERLLSEILVLDEVRVENEDKGISLLMERLCSKKVLIVLDDLNNRRQFDYLTGQWNQFAVGSRIIITTRDAGLLEQIEVDNRYNVEKLDKDESLELFSRHAFRKQIPSEEYMELSDGIVCHAGGLPLALEVLGSYLFRRSLREWRSSLNKLQQIPRNEIQKKLLISYYALGDGNLKDVFLDIACYFIGNDKDMTIKILDSCGFDSDNEITILMERCLLSVNDRNELRMHDLLQEMGRDIVHNNCPNEPWKHSRLWSCEDICDILITRKGKKCIECIIPYGRVPKNSSFETNAFGKMQKLRLLNINEMHLSGSFRGIFEELRWLSWQDCPLECLPSDFYPRKLVFLDLRRSNFKILWNGSKSLEHLKILNLSGCIYLTTSPDFSGVRCIENLNLSDCKDLVEVDPSIGHLVRLVNLNLKGCMKLECLPSSICNLTALEQLDLDGCLTLQELPGRLGNMKSLSILRAGCTAITTVPESIESLSKLVILKLNKCKWLCFIPDTLCNLRRLEQLILRGYSNVEALPYELGKMESLRILSAGYTTITSLPESIGHLSKLNKLLLHSCKELMYLPSSICNLKAVECLDLNYCSNLQELPDNIGNMKSLKMLQAVETAITTLPESTGRLSELVEILLCNCKRLTYLPSSICDIESLECLDLSGCSILKGLPDDIGKIKNLRELRACNTMFMEVPRSIGCLKNVEILVLSCQAQGIYLDICSVLKNTRFIPASVWCLFSLTNLNLSDCKLADLPDSIRDLSSLHHLNLSRNYFSILTSSLGQLSNLKTLTLTGCKDLWAIQELPPNLTDLYASYCTSLETLVVAKLSHLRCLHLSYCINLVEIEGLDELTSIARIDMAGCEALSITFEESLFQVLFDNGGIIDIYLPLRVIPFWFRHQQAYSSEIFLHMPQYVPNRYLGIILWFNVDQTTQVKQVTDLSDFWASLRVVNRMTFPTRWFYETSTWKPAPQSWITLIPRAQFPLFSEETIHVRVKDDTMLESIGGHLMYE